One Peptostreptococcus equinus genomic window carries:
- a CDS encoding PHP domain-containing protein, with product MKIIADYHTHTIFSCGKKDTRRHAKGTIEENIISAIEKGIETIGISEHGFDHYTYGLSNKNFEIEYNMIQEFREKYPQINILMGMECNILDDKGNIDMKKEYIDKFDYILAGYHFGTKIKGLKGLLHTMDNYIFGGVFSRKYNTKCIVNAMKKNKILYISHPGDKGRVDIMEIAKVAEQTGTGLEINGYHDRLSAEMIKKIKHMDINFYIGSDAHSPRKIGNFDLAYKIIEESGLDWNKVVNVKK from the coding sequence ATGAAAATTATTGCTGATTATCATACACATACGATCTTTTCGTGTGGGAAAAAAGATACAAGAAGACACGCAAAAGGAACAATAGAAGAGAATATTATATCAGCTATTGAAAAAGGAATAGAAACAATAGGAATTTCAGAGCATGGGTTTGACCACTATACATATGGATTATCGAATAAAAACTTTGAAATTGAATATAATATGATACAAGAATTTAGGGAAAAATATCCACAAATTAATATATTGATGGGAATGGAATGTAATATTTTGGATGATAAGGGGAATATCGATATGAAGAAAGAGTACATAGATAAATTTGACTATATACTTGCTGGCTATCACTTCGGTACCAAAATTAAAGGTCTAAAAGGATTACTTCACACTATGGATAATTATATTTTTGGAGGAGTTTTCTCAAGAAAGTATAATACTAAGTGCATTGTAAATGCTATGAAAAAAAATAAGATTTTATATATTAGCCATCCTGGAGATAAGGGAAGAGTAGATATTATGGAAATTGCCAAAGTAGCTGAGCAAACAGGTACTGGCTTGGAAATAAATGGATACCATGATAGGCTAAGTGCTGAAATGATAAAAAAAATCAAGCATATGGATATTAATTTTTACATTGGTTCAGATGCACATAGTCCTAGAAAAATAGGAAACTTTGATTTAGCCTACAAGATTATCGAAGAATCGGGGCTAGATTGGAATAAAGTAGTGAACGTAAAAAAATAG
- the rapZ gene encoding RNase adapter RapZ, translating to MKFVIVTGLSGSGKSEAMKALEDIGFYCVDNLPPALIVNFAELFFQANSKMDKVALGIDIRGREFFETLNFALEQLSDANYKYDMLYLDCDDSVLIKRYKMTRRNHPLAANSQISDGILEERKIMEPLKKYSKMIIDTTNMKPKDLKAEIATMYDDGDGFESPNITISVLSFGFKYGIPEDADIVIDVRFLPNPYYNVDLRPKTGDSLDVQEYVMNSDISHIFLEKLFDMMDFLLPQYVNEGKQHLVIAIGCTGGRHRSVTITNKLFDHIDNLGYRAVKKHRDSKLD from the coding sequence ATGAAATTTGTAATAGTGACTGGCTTATCTGGCTCGGGTAAGAGTGAAGCTATGAAAGCTTTAGAAGATATAGGCTTTTATTGTGTAGACAACCTACCTCCAGCTCTTATAGTTAACTTTGCTGAATTATTTTTCCAAGCAAATTCTAAGATGGATAAGGTTGCTTTAGGTATAGATATTAGAGGTAGAGAATTTTTTGAAACACTAAACTTTGCATTAGAACAATTGTCAGATGCGAATTATAAATATGATATGTTATATTTAGACTGTGATGACAGTGTACTAATAAAAAGATATAAGATGACTAGAAGAAACCATCCATTGGCAGCAAATAGCCAAATTTCAGATGGTATTTTAGAAGAAAGAAAGATAATGGAACCTTTAAAAAAGTATTCCAAGATGATTATAGATACAACTAACATGAAGCCAAAGGATTTAAAAGCAGAAATAGCTACTATGTATGATGATGGAGACGGATTTGAAAGTCCTAATATAACAATATCGGTATTATCTTTTGGTTTTAAATATGGTATACCAGAGGATGCAGATATTGTTATTGATGTTAGATTTTTACCGAACCCATATTATAATGTGGATTTAAGACCCAAGACAGGGGATAGTCTAGATGTTCAAGAATATGTAATGAACTCAGACATAAGTCATATTTTTTTAGAGAAATTGTTTGATATGATGGATTTCTTATTACCTCAATATGTTAATGAAGGTAAACAACATCTTGTAATAGCTATTGGATGTACAGGAGGAAGACATAGGTCAGTAACTATAACTAATAAATTATTTGATCATATAGATAATTTAGGATACAGGGCAGTAAAGAAACATAGAGATTCAAAGCTGGATTAG
- a CDS encoding gluconeogenesis factor YvcK family protein — protein sequence MRTLTNVEMMLFVLSFFSILAFLISLYILYRFSNLYRKAIEVNEQTIQNFENKKKDYKVVVVGGGTGQSVFLRGIKHKTKEITAVVTVADDGGSSGALRDDLGMLPPGDIRNCVLALANIEPTMNEVMQYRFTDGALKGQNFGNLFIAAMTGIYGNFENAVYKMSQVFAITGKVLPVTLDDINLIAELENGNTIIGESIIPHEARRQNTKIKSIKLDKIDVRPLPEVIDSIKNADIIVIGPGSIYTSILPNLLVDGVVDALSTASAPVVYMCNIMTQPGESDGMNVLDHIKCLIDHTGMQFIDYVIVNNENLPQVILDRYFKDGAELIILDQRQREELHNLGIRVVEKRLIEIKNGYIRHDSDLLSDTVVEIVSNIKQ from the coding sequence ATGAGGACATTGACTAATGTAGAAATGATGTTATTTGTTCTATCTTTTTTTTCAATCTTGGCTTTTTTGATATCGCTATATATTTTATATAGGTTCTCTAATTTATATAGAAAAGCCATTGAAGTAAATGAACAAACAATACAGAATTTCGAAAATAAGAAAAAAGATTATAAAGTAGTTGTAGTTGGCGGTGGTACTGGTCAGTCAGTTTTTCTTAGAGGTATTAAGCACAAGACTAAAGAAATAACAGCAGTGGTCACAGTTGCAGATGATGGGGGAAGTTCTGGTGCTCTTAGAGATGATTTAGGAATGTTACCTCCAGGAGATATTAGAAACTGTGTACTTGCACTTGCTAATATAGAGCCTACTATGAATGAAGTAATGCAATATAGATTTACTGATGGAGCATTAAAGGGGCAAAATTTTGGAAACCTATTTATTGCTGCTATGACAGGTATTTATGGGAATTTTGAAAATGCTGTTTATAAGATGAGTCAAGTTTTCGCAATTACTGGTAAAGTTTTGCCTGTAACTTTAGATGATATCAACCTTATAGCTGAATTAGAAAATGGTAATACAATCATAGGGGAATCTATAATACCACATGAAGCCAGAAGACAAAATACTAAAATTAAATCAATTAAGCTTGATAAAATTGATGTTAGACCTTTGCCTGAAGTAATAGATTCAATTAAAAATGCGGATATAATAGTAATTGGACCGGGTAGTATATATACAAGTATCCTTCCCAATTTATTAGTTGATGGAGTTGTTGACGCCCTATCTACTGCTAGTGCACCAGTAGTTTACATGTGTAATATTATGACACAGCCTGGAGAAAGTGATGGTATGAACGTACTTGATCATATAAAATGTCTGATTGATCATACGGGTATGCAATTTATTGACTATGTAATAGTAAATAATGAAAATCTTCCACAGGTAATATTGGATAGATATTTCAAAGATGGTGCAGAGTTAATAATATTAGATCAAAGACAGAGAGAAGAGCTTCATAATCTTGGTATAAGAGTTGTGGAGAAGAGACTTATTGAAATTAAAAATGGATATATAAGGCATGACTCAGATCTTTTATCAGATACTGTAGTCGAAATAGTTAGCAATATAAAGCAGTAG
- a CDS encoding NUDIX hydrolase has product MREEISAGGVVVFGNAILLLKKYNGDWVLPKGKVEAGETHEIAALREVKEEGGVKASINKYLGEIHYTYKENWNENKCVHKMVYWYLMDTKSMETTPQREEGFVEAKFVHIGRVLDMARYDDEKEIIKVALEEIKKRRGKN; this is encoded by the coding sequence ATGAGAGAAGAGATAAGCGCAGGAGGAGTTGTGGTATTTGGAAACGCAATCTTGCTTTTAAAAAAATATAATGGTGATTGGGTTTTACCGAAGGGAAAAGTTGAAGCTGGCGAAACTCATGAAATAGCTGCCTTACGCGAAGTCAAAGAAGAAGGTGGAGTAAAGGCTTCAATAAATAAATATTTAGGAGAAATACACTATACTTACAAGGAGAATTGGAACGAAAATAAGTGTGTTCATAAAATGGTATATTGGTATTTAATGGACACAAAAAGTATGGAAACGACTCCTCAAAGAGAAGAAGGTTTTGTAGAGGCAAAATTTGTTCATATAGGAAGAGTATTAGATATGGCTCGCTATGATGATGAAAAGGAAATAATAAAAGTAGCTTTAGAAGAAATAAAAAAAAGAAGAGGCAAAAATTAA
- the whiA gene encoding DNA-binding protein WhiA: MSFSTEAKNEMARHESSNHRENIAELSAIVRLSGSINLSGKMEIGLKISTELNSIARKVFKILKNDFNINTTITVNKNQMLKKNNSYILTVSAQMGAAKLLVDLGIIENERSFFTRNDIAMKIVNEPGEANAYLRGAFLGGGSINDPEKNYHMEFVANNEDYANELSQLINSIGFKSKIVARKSNFVVYLKESEQISDLLAIMGATNAMLKLQNTKITKDMRNKVNRIVNCETANLSKTVDAAVRQVESILIVQNTIGISKLPKNLQELALLRLENEDMSLKELGEMLHPPLGKSGVNHRFKKIEEIAEKYRDRISPEDLF; this comes from the coding sequence ATGTCATTTTCGACTGAAGCAAAGAATGAAATGGCAAGACATGAATCTTCAAATCATAGAGAGAATATTGCAGAATTATCAGCAATTGTAAGATTGTCTGGTAGTATAAACCTAAGTGGTAAAATGGAAATAGGCCTAAAAATTTCTACAGAACTAAACTCTATTGCGAGAAAAGTTTTTAAAATATTAAAAAATGACTTCAATATAAATACAACTATCACCGTAAATAAAAATCAAATGTTAAAGAAAAATAATTCTTATATACTGACAGTAAGTGCACAAATGGGAGCAGCAAAACTTTTAGTTGATTTAGGAATTATAGAAAATGAAAGAAGTTTTTTTACTAGAAATGATATTGCTATGAAAATAGTAAATGAACCTGGGGAAGCTAATGCATACTTAAGAGGAGCTTTTTTGGGTGGAGGTTCAATTAATGATCCAGAAAAAAATTATCATATGGAATTTGTTGCAAATAATGAAGACTATGCTAACGAGCTTTCACAACTAATAAATTCTATAGGATTTAAAAGTAAAATAGTTGCTAGAAAAAGTAATTTTGTAGTATATTTAAAAGAGAGCGAACAAATATCCGATCTTTTGGCTATAATGGGTGCAACAAATGCTATGCTGAAGTTGCAAAACACTAAAATAACAAAAGATATGAGAAATAAAGTGAACAGAATTGTAAATTGTGAGACTGCAAATCTTTCTAAAACAGTTGATGCAGCTGTTAGACAGGTTGAAAGTATATTGATTGTTCAAAATACAATAGGTATTAGCAAACTTCCAAAAAATTTACAAGAACTAGCCCTTTTGAGATTGGAAAATGAAGATATGAGCCTAAAAGAGTTGGGTGAAATGCTTCATCCTCCACTAGGTAAATCGGGTGTAAATCACAGATTTAAGAAAATAGAGGAGATAGCTGAAAAATATAGAGATAGGATATCCCCAGAAGATTTATTTTAG
- a CDS encoding DNA polymerase III subunit alpha, whose translation MSENIIEDKEKKSINTDFCHLHVHTEYSLLDGFSRLDKLIPRIKELGMTSCAITDHGSMFGIIDFYKKCKKADIKPIIGCEVYVASRGMEDKDPNIDKYSSHLILLAENMEGYKNLIKIVSDSYVDGFYYKPRTDKKLLKKYSKGIICLSACLNGEVAKALLARNYDLAKNVAAEYRDIFGKNNFFLEVQDHKLAEDKEVNAGILKISKELSIPMVATNDAHYVYKEDSKTQDVLMCISTQRIMDDPSRMKFPNDEFYIKSREEMESLFKFAPEAIDNTLKISQRCNVEFDFNNYHIPTFDVPGGHTEESYLRELCNKGLYDRYANPSQEILDRLEFEISVIANMGYIEYFLIVWDFIRYAKNNRIMVGPGRGSAAGSIVAYTLYITDIDPIKYNLLFERFLNPERVTMPDIDIDFCYERREEVIEYVKRKYGADHVAQIITFGTMGAKLAIRDVGRVLDVAYNKVDSIAKEIPFALGMTIDKAFDVNPNLGQMYENDQETKEIIDISKDVEGMVRHASTHAAGVVISKNPVYDYVPLYRNQDSITTQFTMTTLEELGLLKMDFLGLRTLTVIRDALDLIELNREKKNYTEHIDFSKMEYNDPKVYEMLASGNTLGVFQLESAGMRNFMKQLKPSSFEDIVAGISLFRPGPMDSIPTYIKCKSDPQEVTYLHEKLRPILDVTYGCLVYQEQVMQVVRELGGYSFGRSDLVRRAMSKKKMDVMEEERQYFIHGKYDEEGNIEIAGCIRNGVPEDVANQIFDEMIDFAKYAFNKSHAAAYGVLAYETAYLKTYYPVEFMAALMTSIMGVTDKVVEYIRECNNLGINVLPPDVNKSFAKFSVDGNDIRFGLAAVKNVGASVIDDIVKEREENGEFTEFIDMIKRLDGKATNKRVIESLIKCGAFDLLGYNRSTLMFGFEDVLESVSKDKKKNIDGQISLFDFNSDIEEEVVLETAKLKPVDEFKHRVLLDMEKEVMGIYVSGHPLSDYEDTIEKRTSIDNGKLNEYREDPQRLQELNDKEHIIGGMIVAKRMMTTKNGDLMAFLTLEDMFGTLDVVVFPNTYKEYQLFLKEDSIVFVKGKISIRGDEDVSIIASEIKDIEDESEFNSNYNKKKSYKTMTGTGKKIFIRIDSMKNQELIDVITNICRKHQGSDILNMFPIDENKNGNKKVYQLSNLGIIADDRLKDELCKIINPENVVLK comes from the coding sequence ATGTCTGAAAATATTATAGAAGATAAAGAAAAAAAATCTATCAATACAGATTTCTGCCATCTCCATGTTCATACAGAGTATAGCCTATTGGATGGATTTTCTAGGTTGGATAAATTAATACCTAGAATAAAGGAATTGGGAATGACTTCATGCGCTATTACTGATCATGGATCCATGTTTGGTATAATTGACTTTTACAAAAAGTGCAAAAAAGCTGATATAAAACCTATAATAGGCTGTGAGGTTTATGTTGCTAGTCGAGGAATGGAAGATAAAGACCCTAATATTGATAAGTACTCATCACATCTTATTTTACTCGCAGAAAATATGGAAGGATACAAAAATTTGATAAAGATTGTATCGGATTCATATGTAGACGGTTTTTATTACAAACCTAGAACAGATAAAAAATTGCTTAAAAAATACTCAAAGGGAATAATATGTTTATCTGCATGTTTAAATGGTGAAGTAGCAAAGGCATTACTGGCTAGGAATTATGATTTAGCAAAAAATGTAGCTGCAGAATATAGAGATATTTTTGGTAAAAATAATTTCTTTTTGGAAGTTCAAGATCATAAATTAGCAGAAGATAAGGAAGTAAATGCGGGAATATTGAAGATTTCAAAAGAGTTATCAATACCTATGGTGGCAACTAATGATGCTCATTATGTATACAAAGAAGATTCAAAGACACAGGATGTTTTAATGTGTATTTCAACTCAAAGGATAATGGACGATCCTTCTAGAATGAAATTTCCAAATGATGAATTTTATATTAAATCTAGAGAAGAGATGGAATCCTTATTTAAATTTGCTCCTGAGGCAATAGACAATACCTTAAAAATTTCGCAAAGGTGTAATGTAGAGTTTGATTTTAATAATTATCATATACCTACCTTTGATGTTCCTGGAGGTCATACAGAAGAATCATATCTTAGAGAGTTATGTAACAAAGGTCTATATGACAGATACGCAAATCCTAGCCAAGAAATACTTGATAGGCTGGAATTTGAAATATCTGTGATAGCTAATATGGGTTATATAGAATATTTTCTTATAGTGTGGGACTTTATAAGGTATGCTAAAAACAACAGAATAATGGTAGGACCTGGTAGAGGGTCAGCAGCTGGTTCTATAGTGGCTTATACACTATATATTACAGATATAGATCCTATTAAATATAATCTACTATTCGAGAGATTTCTAAATCCTGAGAGAGTAACAATGCCTGATATAGATATAGATTTTTGCTACGAAAGGCGTGAAGAAGTAATAGAATATGTCAAAAGAAAATATGGAGCAGACCATGTTGCTCAAATTATCACATTCGGTACAATGGGTGCAAAACTTGCTATTAGAGACGTTGGTAGAGTATTGGATGTAGCTTATAACAAAGTGGATTCAATAGCAAAAGAAATACCATTTGCTCTTGGAATGACTATAGATAAAGCTTTTGATGTAAATCCTAATTTAGGTCAAATGTATGAAAATGACCAAGAAACAAAGGAGATAATAGATATTTCAAAAGATGTAGAGGGTATGGTAAGACACGCATCTACTCATGCTGCAGGAGTTGTAATATCCAAAAATCCAGTATATGACTATGTGCCACTTTATAGAAATCAAGACTCTATAACTACTCAGTTTACAATGACTACATTAGAGGAGTTAGGATTATTAAAAATGGACTTTTTGGGTCTTAGGACATTAACGGTAATACGTGATGCGCTGGACTTAATTGAACTAAATCGAGAAAAGAAAAATTATACAGAACATATAGATTTTTCAAAAATGGAATATAATGATCCAAAAGTGTATGAGATGCTAGCTTCAGGAAATACTTTAGGTGTGTTTCAGCTTGAAAGTGCTGGAATGAGAAACTTTATGAAACAATTAAAACCTAGTAGCTTTGAAGATATAGTAGCCGGAATATCACTATTTAGACCAGGCCCAATGGATTCAATTCCAACTTATATTAAATGTAAATCAGATCCTCAAGAAGTTACGTATTTACATGAAAAGCTTAGACCTATACTTGATGTTACATATGGTTGTCTAGTATACCAAGAACAGGTAATGCAGGTAGTTAGGGAATTAGGTGGATACAGCTTTGGACGTAGTGACCTTGTTAGAAGAGCCATGAGTAAGAAAAAGATGGATGTAATGGAAGAAGAAAGACAGTACTTTATTCATGGAAAATATGATGAAGAAGGTAATATAGAAATAGCAGGGTGTATAAGAAATGGCGTACCTGAAGACGTAGCAAATCAGATATTTGATGAAATGATTGATTTTGCAAAGTATGCCTTTAATAAATCTCATGCAGCTGCATATGGTGTACTTGCCTATGAAACAGCATATTTGAAAACTTATTATCCAGTAGAATTTATGGCAGCATTAATGACTTCTATTATGGGCGTGACAGACAAGGTAGTTGAATATATTAGAGAATGTAATAACTTAGGTATAAATGTCCTTCCTCCTGATGTAAATAAATCATTCGCAAAATTTTCTGTAGATGGAAATGATATTAGATTCGGACTTGCTGCTGTAAAGAATGTAGGTGCCAGTGTAATAGATGATATTGTAAAAGAAAGAGAAGAAAATGGTGAGTTTACAGAATTTATAGATATGATAAAGAGGCTTGATGGAAAGGCTACCAACAAAAGAGTAATTGAGAGTCTGATAAAATGTGGAGCTTTTGATTTATTAGGATATAATAGGTCTACTTTGATGTTTGGGTTTGAAGATGTATTGGAAAGCGTATCTAAAGATAAGAAGAAAAACATTGATGGACAGATATCTTTATTTGATTTTAATTCAGATATTGAAGAAGAAGTGGTACTTGAGACAGCAAAGTTAAAGCCTGTGGACGAATTCAAGCATAGAGTTCTTTTAGATATGGAAAAAGAAGTTATGGGAATTTATGTTTCGGGTCATCCCCTTTCAGATTATGAAGATACTATAGAAAAAAGAACTTCAATAGATAATGGTAAGCTTAATGAATATAGAGAAGATCCACAAAGACTGCAAGAGTTAAATGATAAAGAACATATTATTGGAGGAATGATTGTAGCAAAAAGAATGATGACTACAAAAAATGGAGATTTAATGGCCTTTCTGACTCTTGAAGATATGTTTGGGACATTGGATGTAGTAGTATTTCCAAATACTTACAAAGAATACCAATTATTTTTAAAAGAGGATTCAATAGTATTTGTAAAGGGAAAGATAAGTATCAGAGGAGATGAAGATGTAAGCATAATTGCCAGTGAAATTAAAGATATAGAAGATGAAAGTGAATTTAATTCAAATTATAATAAGAAAAAATCTTATAAAACCATGACAGGAACTGGCAAAAAAATATTTATTAGGATAGACTCTATGAAAAATCAAGAATTGATAGATGTCATAACTAATATATGTAGAAAACATCAAGGGTCAGATATATTGAATATGTTTCCAATTGATGAAAATAAAAATGGAAATAAAAAAGTATATCAGCTATCAAACCTAGGTATAATTGCTGATGATAGATTAAAGGATGAATTATGTAAAATAATTAATCCAGAAAATGTAGTTTTAAAATAA
- the pfkA gene encoding 6-phosphofructokinase codes for MKSIGVLTSGGDAPGMNAAIRAVVRTGIFYGYKIYGIERGYRGLLDEEIIEMDLSSVGDIIQRGGTILKSSRCEEFKTPEGREAAVEILEKYGIENLVVIGGDGSFNGANELSKLGVHTIGIPGTIDNDLAYTDYTIGFDTAMNTIIDAISKIRDTSSSHERVNIIEVMGRNCGDLALYSGLAGGAETIVVPEIEIKSDEIVKRIRTTQKRGKKHSIIVLAEGAGSFVNGAIGLKNDLMEKDGVDVRITVLGHVQRGGSPSAFDRILASKMGNRAVELIIEGKTAKVVGIKNNETIDMDISEALSLENNFDEESYEIAKVLSI; via the coding sequence ATGAAAAGTATAGGAGTACTAACAAGTGGTGGTGATGCACCAGGTATGAATGCCGCAATCAGAGCAGTTGTGAGAACAGGGATTTTTTATGGTTACAAAATTTATGGAATTGAAAGAGGATATAGAGGCCTATTAGATGAAGAAATAATAGAAATGGATCTTTCGTCAGTTGGAGATATTATACAAAGAGGAGGAACAATATTAAAATCTTCAAGATGTGAAGAATTTAAAACTCCAGAAGGTAGAGAAGCGGCTGTAGAAATACTTGAAAAGTATGGAATAGAAAATCTAGTAGTAATAGGGGGAGATGGATCTTTTAATGGAGCTAACGAACTTAGTAAACTTGGTGTACATACAATAGGAATACCTGGAACAATTGACAATGATTTGGCATATACTGACTATACAATTGGATTTGATACAGCAATGAATACAATAATAGATGCTATATCTAAGATTAGAGATACCTCATCTTCACATGAAAGAGTAAATATAATAGAAGTAATGGGAAGAAATTGCGGAGACTTAGCTTTATATTCAGGATTAGCAGGTGGAGCAGAAACAATAGTAGTACCAGAGATTGAAATTAAAAGTGATGAGATTGTAAAAAGGATAAGAACTACTCAAAAAAGAGGAAAAAAACATAGTATAATAGTACTTGCAGAGGGAGCAGGAAGCTTTGTAAATGGAGCTATTGGTTTAAAAAATGACCTGATGGAAAAGGACGGAGTAGATGTAAGAATTACAGTTCTTGGACATGTTCAAAGAGGAGGGTCTCCATCAGCATTTGATAGAATACTAGCTAGTAAAATGGGAAATAGAGCGGTGGAATTAATAATAGAAGGAAAAACCGCCAAAGTAGTGGGTATAAAGAATAATGAGACTATTGATATGGATATAAGCGAAGCACTTTCTTTAGAAAATAACTTCGACGAGGAATCATATGAAATAGCAAAAGTATTATCTATTTAA
- the pyk gene encoding pyruvate kinase, with the protein MLSRKKTKIVCTMGPASDSDEILTQLVENGLNVCRFNFSHGTHDEQKERMDRTKRVREKLNLPIAILLDTKGPEIRTGDFKEPVILEEGAEFIITMENCIGDQHKCTVSYKEMIDDVRVGDTVLIDDGLVALKIVDIIGKDIHTKVENSGKVSSKKGVNLPGVSINLPAITEKDIEDIKFGIEQGIDFIAASFVRKASDVLEIRKILEENDACDIHIYSKIENQEGVDNIDEILKVSDGIMVARGDMGVEIPSEEVPIVQKMIIKKCNSLAKPVITATQMLDSMIRNPRPTRAEVTDVANAIYDGTDAIMLSGETAAGKYPVEAVKTMYRIARRTEETLDYSHSKHYNSIRSEEITVTDAISHATCTTALDLGAKAIITSTTSGYTTRMVSKFRPQAPIIAATNSEKVMRKLAMVWGTYPVFGNQGESTDEVVNEAIEATKNAGYANSGDIVVITAGVPVGQTGKTNLIRVSTISEFLGRGVGIGTGQDTIEGKAKVVMPGQTVDFREGDILVTIGTDRDMVKYIEKASAVVAETGGMTSHAAIAGINLAIPVVVSVNAVTEKVKDGDDLRIELTSGSVYKI; encoded by the coding sequence ATGCTTAGTAGAAAGAAAACAAAAATAGTATGTACAATGGGGCCAGCCAGCGACTCAGATGAGATATTAACGCAGTTGGTAGAAAATGGATTAAACGTATGCAGATTCAATTTTTCTCATGGTACGCATGATGAACAAAAAGAAAGAATGGATAGAACAAAAAGAGTAAGAGAAAAACTTAATTTACCAATAGCTATCCTATTAGATACAAAGGGACCTGAAATTAGAACTGGAGATTTTAAAGAACCTGTAATTTTAGAAGAAGGTGCTGAATTTATAATAACAATGGAAAATTGCATAGGAGACCAGCACAAGTGTACAGTTTCTTATAAAGAAATGATAGATGATGTAAGAGTCGGAGATACTGTTTTGATAGATGATGGTTTAGTTGCTCTAAAGATAGTAGATATAATTGGAAAAGATATTCATACAAAGGTTGAAAATTCAGGTAAGGTTTCAAGTAAAAAAGGTGTTAATTTACCAGGAGTATCAATTAATTTACCAGCTATCACAGAAAAAGATATAGAAGATATAAAATTCGGTATAGAACAAGGAATAGATTTTATAGCTGCTTCATTTGTTAGAAAAGCATCTGACGTACTTGAAATTAGAAAAATATTAGAAGAAAATGATGCCTGCGATATACATATATATTCAAAGATAGAAAATCAAGAAGGTGTAGATAACATAGATGAAATTTTAAAGGTATCTGATGGTATAATGGTAGCTAGAGGAGATATGGGTGTAGAAATTCCAAGTGAAGAAGTACCCATAGTTCAAAAGATGATTATCAAAAAATGTAATTCACTTGCAAAGCCAGTAATTACAGCTACTCAGATGCTTGATTCTATGATAAGAAATCCAAGACCAACTAGAGCAGAAGTTACAGACGTTGCAAATGCAATATATGATGGTACAGATGCAATAATGTTGTCAGGAGAAACTGCTGCTGGTAAATATCCAGTAGAAGCAGTAAAAACAATGTATAGAATTGCTAGAAGAACAGAAGAAACACTTGATTATAGCCATTCTAAGCATTACAATAGTATTAGATCAGAAGAAATAACTGTAACAGATGCTATCAGTCATGCTACTTGTACAACAGCATTAGATCTTGGTGCGAAAGCAATAATAACTTCTACTACTTCAGGTTATACTACAAGAATGGTATCAAAATTTAGACCTCAAGCACCAATAATAGCTGCAACTAATTCAGAGAAAGTAATGAGAAAATTGGCTATGGTATGGGGTACTTATCCAGTATTTGGAAATCAAGGGGAAAGTACAGATGAAGTGGTAAATGAAGCTATTGAAGCTACTAAGAATGCAGGCTATGCAAACTCTGGAGATATAGTTGTAATAACAGCAGGAGTACCAGTAGGACAGACAGGTAAGACAAATCTAATAAGAGTATCTACAATATCTGAATTTTTAGGTAGAGGTGTAGGTATAGGCACTGGACAAGATACAATCGAAGGTAAAGCCAAAGTTGTAATGCCAGGGCAAACAGTAGATTTTAGAGAAGGAGACATCTTAGTTACAATAGGGACAGATAGAGACATGGTAAAGTATATAGAAAAAGCCAGCGCCGTAGTTGCTGAAACAGGTGGAATGACATCCCATGCAGCTATAGCAGGTATAAATCTTGCTATACCAGTAGTAGTATCAGTAAATGCTGTTACAGAAAAGGTAAAAGATGGAGATGATTTAAGAATAGAATTAACCAGTGGATCTGTCTACAAGATATAA